One stretch of Sphingomonas rosea DNA includes these proteins:
- a CDS encoding pyrimidine 5'-nucleotidase, with the protein MSPFAIAPHHRVRFGQVNAWIFDLDNCLYPASTGLFALIDERMGAYIQRLLGVEADEAKRIQKHHFHTHGTTLAGLTKEHGVDPHDFLEDVHAIALDRVDANPRLAEGIGRLPGRKFVFTNGDAPYARRVLEKIGLADAFEHLHDIHAAELRPKPERHGYELLCSRMGIDPARACMVEDMAQNLRPAKALGMTTVWVDNGSERGNHDADPGHIDLRITDVAEWLHDLAGDEA; encoded by the coding sequence ATGAGCCCCTTCGCCATCGCCCCGCATCACCGCGTCCGATTCGGACAGGTGAATGCCTGGATCTTCGACCTCGACAATTGCCTTTATCCGGCTTCGACCGGGCTGTTCGCGCTGATCGACGAGCGCATGGGCGCCTACATCCAGCGGCTGCTCGGCGTGGAGGCGGACGAGGCCAAGCGGATCCAGAAGCATCATTTCCACACTCATGGCACCACGCTCGCCGGGCTGACGAAGGAGCATGGGGTCGATCCCCACGACTTCCTCGAGGACGTCCATGCCATCGCGCTCGACCGGGTCGACGCCAATCCGCGCCTCGCCGAGGGCATCGGCCGCCTGCCGGGGCGAAAATTCGTCTTCACCAATGGCGACGCGCCTTATGCCCGCCGGGTCCTCGAGAAGATCGGCCTCGCCGACGCCTTCGAGCATCTCCACGACATCCACGCCGCCGAACTCAGGCCCAAGCCCGAGCGGCACGGCTACGAACTGCTGTGCAGCCGGATGGGCATCGACCCCGCCCGCGCCTGCATGGTCGAGGACATGGCGCAGAACCTCCGCCCGGCCAAGGCGCTCGGAATGACCACGGTGTGGGTGGACAATGGCTCCGAGCGCGGCAATCACGACGCCGACCCCGGCCACATCGACCTTCGGATCACCGACGTCGCGGAGTGGCTGCACGATTTGGCTGGAGACGAAGCTTGA